One Etheostoma spectabile isolate EspeVRDwgs_2016 chromosome 12, UIUC_Espe_1.0, whole genome shotgun sequence genomic window carries:
- the neurod6b gene encoding neurogenic differentiation factor 6-B, producing MGTRCWHECHSSKREGRAEREREREREEEKGRRAQHSKSVHGLSFFPLICDLQEKKLQRRFRRAIWEHARCTLIRGNMLTLPFEEPHMMCEPRFGANYPRENLPESLEKERQHDRDRSNSEMREAEDEISDRDEDEREDDDNGLPKKRGPRKKRPGKEMDRSKVRRHEANARERTRMHSLNDALESLRKVVPCYSKTQKLSKIETLRLAKNYIWALSETLSAGKRPDLLAFVQTLCKGLSQPTTNLVAGCLQLNARNFLTDHNGEVMFSGRSPYDAMYSYPGSDMNTPPSHSGSNLDSSAKPFRHYSYSGPYEPYYENPSPEGGSPHFDGQLSPPMNFNGIFSLKHDDPPDYGKSSHYGMRYCTAPGRTALGHNSMYRVSPEGRFPYDLHVRSQSFQAQGEVNGSFHN from the exons ATGGGTACCCGCTGTTGGCATGAGTGTCATTCCtcaaagagagagggaagggcagagagagagagagagagagagagagaggaggagaaaggaagaAGAGCACAACACAGCAAGAGTGTGCACGGTTTAAGcttttttcctttaatttgtGATTTGCAAGAGAAGAAGCTGCAGCGCAGATTCCGAAGAGCTATTTGGGAACATGCAAGGTGCACGCTGATCAGAg GAAATATGTTGACACTGCCATTTGAGGAACCTCATATGATGTGTGAGCCGCGATTTGGTGCCAATTATCCCCGTGAAAACTTACCTGAGAGCCTGGAGAAGGAGCGACAACACGACCGAGACAGGTCCAATTCAGAGATGAGGGAGGCCGAGGACGAGATCTCTGACAGAGATGAGGACGAAAGGGAGGACGATGACAACGGGCTTCCCAAAAAGCGCGGCCCGCGAAAAAAGAGGCCCGGTAAGGAGATGGACAGATCCAAAGTACGGCGCCATGAAGCAAACGCCCGAGAGCGCACCCGGATGCACAGCTTGAACGACGCATTGGAGAGCCTGCGCAAAGTTGTGCCGTGCtactcaaaaactcaaaaactGTCAAAGATTGAGACCCTTAGACTGGCTAAAAATTACATCTGGGCCCTGTCAGAGACTCTGAGCGCTGGGAAGAGGCCGGACCTCCTCGCTTTCGTGCAGACTTTGTGCAAAGGATTATCTCAGCCAACAACCAACTTGGTGGCCGGTTGTTTGCAACTGAACGCGAGGAATTTCCTCACAGACCACAACGGGGAGGTCATGTTCTCTGGCAGATCGCCCTACGATGCCATGTACTCGTACCCCGGCTCAGATATGAACACGCCCCCCAGTCACAGCGGGAGCAACCTGGACAGCAGCGCCAAGCCGTTCAGACACTACAGCTACAGCGGCCCGTACGAGCCCTACTACGAGAACCCTTCTCCAGAGGGCGGGAGTCCGCATTTCGACGGCCAGCTGAGCCCCCCGATGAACTTCAACGGGATTTTCTCTCTAAAACACGACGATCCTCCAGATTACGGCAAAAGCAGCCACTATGGCATGCGCTACTGCACTGCGCCAGGGCGCACGGCTCTTGGGCACAACTCCATGTACCGGGTCTCCCCAGAGGGCCGTTTCCCCTACGATCTGCACGTCCGCAGCCAGTCCTTCCAAGCACAAGGGGAAGTTAATGGCTCTTTCCACAATTAA